From Candidatus Methylomirabilota bacterium:
GTCGTGGCCGCCCTGGACTTCCGCATGCCGCCGGAGGCCGGGTACCCCGCCTCGATGACCGACATCAACTACGCGATCCGCTGGTTCAAGGCGCGCGCGGCCGAGCTCGGCAGCCGGCCGGACATGGTCGGCGTCCTGGGCATCTCGAGCGGCGCGCACCAGGCCATGCTGAACGCGATGAGACCGCGCGATCCGCGCTACGCGGCGCTGCCGCTCCCCGCAGGCTCCCCCGCTGTGGATGCCACGGTCCGCGCCGTCGTCATGTGCTGGCCCGTCATCGACCCGCTGTCGCGCTATCACTACGCGAAAAAGCTGAAGGCGGGCGGCAAGCCTTACCCCGACGTGGTGGACAACGTGCTGCCGCTCCACGATCAATACTGGCAGACGGAAGCCGCCATGGCCGAGGGCAACCCGGTCCTCGCGCTCGAGCGCAGCGAGCGGGTCGAGATGCCGCCCGTCCTCTACCTCCAGGGCACCAAGGACGTGGCGCACCCGCGCCCCGACCTCGACCGCTTCGTCGCGGGCTACCGCAAGGCGGGCGGCCAGGTCGAGCTGGAGCTCTACGAGGGCGAAGGGCAGGCGTTCATCACGAGGAACCCGACTTCACCAAACGCCGCGCGGGCGACGGAGAAGATCATCGAGTTCGTGCACAAGCAGATCCGGTAACGCCGCATGGCGACGAAGAGGAAGGGCGCGGGGCTCCTGATGGTCTGGGCGGACGTCCCGGCCGATAAGGAGGAAGAGTTCAACCGGTGGTACAACGAGGAGCATCTGCGCGAGCGGCTCGCGGTGCCGGGCTTCCTCAATGGAGCCCGCTATGAAGCGGTCAAGAGCGGGCCGAAGCACCTCGCCTGCTACGAGCTGGAAGACGTCTCCGTGCTGGAGAGCGCGGCGTACAAGCGCGTCCAGGCGCACCCGACGGAATGGACCCGGCGCTGCTCCCCCGAGGCCATCGGCACGACCTACATCCGCAACGTCTACACGATGATCCACCCGAAGACGCTGACGCCGGAGGCGGCGCAGAGCGGCATGGCGCCGGCGCTCCAGATCGGGCGCATGGACGTGCCGCCCGAGGTCGATGCGGACTTCAACGACTGGTACAACACCATCTACGTGCCCAACTATGAAACGGTGCCCGGCGTGATCCGCGGCCGGCGCTATCGAGCCGTGGCCGGCGCGCCGACGTATCTCACGCTCTACGAGTTCGAGCGGGCCGATGTATCCGAGAGCGCCGCGTGGCTCGCCCAGCGGGACATCTCACCGGTGACGCACCGTATACGCCCGCACATGCGGCACGCGCCGGGCTCTCCCGGCATCTGGGTGAAGACGGTCCAGGGCTGACGCGGCGCCGCTAGCGAGCGCCGAGGGCGCGGCGCACGCGCGGGAGCACCTCGCGCGCCATCCGCGCGGTGTAGCCGCGCTCGGGATCGTCCGGCGACGGCGGGTTCGGGATCGGGTGCAGGACGACGTAGTCGAACTCGGCCGGCGCCCTGCGGAGCACGTCTATCAGCCGGTCGGCGACCTCGGCCGGCGCGCCGCGGAGGCTGAAGGCATCGGCCGCGCTCTCCGGAAGGAAATCCACGACCCGGCCGCTCGCCTCGAGGTCGACCGTGTGGTGGAAGTCGGGCCAGACCTTGTGCAGGCGCTTGAGCGTCTCCGGGTCCGCCCCCGTCCACGCGAGGCGCGGCGGGTCGAACAGCGCCGGCGAGTACTCGTAGTACCCGGCCGCCATGGACTTGGCCATCGTCAGCGCGCGGCCCGGATCGTCCACGAGCACGGTGTGGAACACCGCGCCCAGGCGGACGGCTGACGGGTCGCGCCCCGCGTCGGCCGCGCCCGCGCGGATGGCCTCGACGGCCGTCGCGATGTTCGCCTCATGCGTGCCCACGCGAATGAAGACCCCGTCGGCGACTCCGCCCGCCATCCTGAGCGTGCGCGGGCCGCCGGCGGCGATCCAGATCGGCACGGGCCGGTAGTGCGGCAGTCGCGCGGGCCGATCGGCACCGACCTCGACCGCATCGCCGTCCAGCAGCGCGCGCATCAGGCGCGTGGCCGCCTCGAGCTCCTTCACCCGCGCCGGCTTCAGGCCGGCGAGTCTCACGGCAGTGTCGCCGACGCCCCAGCCGAGGACCGTGCGCCCGGGCGCCAGCTCGTCGATCGTCGCGATCGACGACGCGGTGACCGTGGGGTGCCGGTTCACGGGATTGGCAAGGAGCGTCCCGAGCGTGATGCGCTCGGTCGCGCGGGCCGCCGCGGCGAGCAGGACGTAGGTGTCGCGCCGCCGGAGCTGCGAGTCGGGCTGGAGCGCCGCATCCCAGCCGAGCGTCTCGGCGCGCCGCACGTCGGCGGCAAACGCGTCCACGGAGTGCGAGTCGAACCGGTTCAACCCGAAGCGGGGGGCCTTCAATAGCCCTTCTGCTTGTCGATCAGCGCGAGGAGCGGCCGTCCGTCCTGGAGCCGCCGCAGGTTCTCGCAGAAGGTGGCGATCACCCGGCCCGCGCGGCGCGGCGACCCGCCCGCGGTGTGCGGGGTCACAATGACTCGCGGGTGCCTCCACAGCGGATGATTCTTGGGCAGCGGCTCGGGATCGGTGACGTCGAGCCCGGCGCCCCAGATGAGGCCCTCGTTGACGGCCGCGAGCACATCCTCGCCGCGGACGATCTCGCCCCGGGTGACGTTGATCAGGATGGCGTGCCGCCGCATCTGGGCGAAGCGCTCGCGGGTGAAGAGGTGGTGCGTCGCCTTGGTCAGCGGGAGCGCGATCACCACCACGTCGGACGCGCCCAGCAGATCGGCGAGGCGATCGGGCGTCCAGATCGCCTCCACGCCCGGCTCGGGCTCGACGGGCTCGATGTCCACGCCGAGCACGCGCATCCCGAAGGCTACCGCGCGCTTCGCGACGGCGCGGCCGGTGCCCCCGAAACCCACGATGCCCATGGTCTGCTCGTAGAGCTCGCGCTGGTGCACGCGGATGGGCTCGCGCAGGTCGTAGTCCGGCGTGCGGATCGCGGTGTGCAGCCCGCGTGTGAGCCCCAGGAGGAGCGCAAAGGCGTGCTCCGAGAGATGGATGCCGACGTCGCCCTTTTCGCTGGCCAGCGGCACGTTGCTGTTCGCCAGCTCGACCGTGAGGATATTGTCCACCCCCGCGCCGATCGAATGGTACAAGCGGAGCTTCGGGGCGAGAGAGAAGTTGTCCTTATGCACGCGCCCGAAGATGATGTCGGTGTCCGGCAGCTCGCGGCGCTGGGTGGCGGGATCCTTGGCCTCTACGATGCGGCTGCCCGCTCCAGCGGCCTCGAGGATACCCGCCCGGTCCGCTTCGCTCAGCGCGGAGACGATCAGATTCGGGACGAAGAGGATCTTCATGCCGCGAAGTTGTAGAGGCGCGCGGCGTTCTCGCAGACGATCTTCCGCCGCGTTTCCGCAGGTAGGTGCCCCATCTCGCGCTGGATATACTCGCGCGAATCGGGCCAGATGCCGTCGGGATGCGGGAAGTCCGATCCCCACATGATCCTGTCGGCGCCCAGCTCGTCGAGGAGCTTGAGACCGACCGGGTCCGTCTGGTAGGTCGCGAAGCACTGGCGGCGCCAGTACTCGCTGGGCGGCATGGTCAGCGAGAGGTCCTTGAACTGGTCTTCCCACTCGCCGTCCATGCGCCAGAGGATGTACGGGATCCAGCCGATGCCGGCCTCGCCGAGCACGACGCGCACGCGCGGATAGCGCTCGAGGACGCCGCCGTAGATCATCGACATCAGGATCTGCGCCATGTTGATCTGGAAGCCGGTGATGTGCGTGGCGAACGCCATGCGCGCCAGTCGCTTCTCGTCGGCCGTCACGTCCGCGCCCGCGCGGGTGAGATCCGAGCCCA
This genomic window contains:
- a CDS encoding alpha/beta hydrolase; protein product: MAINSAVTSAIDIEDIEYLRHGDKPLLARLFKPRGVGPFPLIVELHGGAWCKGDRTNDTLLNEPLAKSGIVVAALDFRMPPEAGYPASMTDINYAIRWFKARAAELGSRPDMVGVLGISSGAHQAMLNAMRPRDPRYAALPLPAGSPAVDATVRAVVMCWPVIDPLSRYHYAKKLKAGGKPYPDVVDNVLPLHDQYWQTEAAMAEGNPVLALERSERVEMPPVLYLQGTKDVAHPRPDLDRFVAGYRKAGGQVELELYEGEGQAFITRNPTSPNAARATEKIIEFVHKQIR
- a CDS encoding LLM class flavin-dependent oxidoreductase — translated: MKAPRFGLNRFDSHSVDAFAADVRRAETLGWDAALQPDSQLRRRDTYVLLAAAARATERITLGTLLANPVNRHPTVTASSIATIDELAPGRTVLGWGVGDTAVRLAGLKPARVKELEAATRLMRALLDGDAVEVGADRPARLPHYRPVPIWIAAGGPRTLRMAGGVADGVFIRVGTHEANIATAVEAIRAGAADAGRDPSAVRLGAVFHTVLVDDPGRALTMAKSMAAGYYEYSPALFDPPRLAWTGADPETLKRLHKVWPDFHHTVDLEASGRVVDFLPESAADAFSLRGAPAEVADRLIDVLRRAPAEFDYVVLHPIPNPPSPDDPERGYTARMAREVLPRVRRALGAR
- a CDS encoding D-2-hydroxyacid dehydrogenase gives rise to the protein MKILFVPNLIVSALSEADRAGILEAAGAGSRIVEAKDPATQRRELPDTDIIFGRVHKDNFSLAPKLRLYHSIGAGVDNILTVELANSNVPLASEKGDVGIHLSEHAFALLLGLTRGLHTAIRTPDYDLREPIRVHQRELYEQTMGIVGFGGTGRAVAKRAVAFGMRVLGVDIEPVEPEPGVEAIWTPDRLADLLGASDVVVIALPLTKATHHLFTRERFAQMRRHAILINVTRGEIVRGEDVLAAVNEGLIWGAGLDVTDPEPLPKNHPLWRHPRVIVTPHTAGGSPRRAGRVIATFCENLRRLQDGRPLLALIDKQKGY